The Vigna unguiculata cultivar IT97K-499-35 chromosome 1, ASM411807v1, whole genome shotgun sequence nucleotide sequence aaaatttattatttttactaatttaattaaataaaaacaaagttatTAAAAATTCGAACCTTAGTATTTTGCTATAATTGAAGGGAaagattacaaaaaataatttcttatgcAGCCTTTACTCAAGTCCTCGGACCAAAATGTTATGGAGGAcaaacgataaaaaaaaaaatctaatacattaatttaaagtataacaaattttaaaaatgtatgtttttttttccaacAGGAACTAATCAAATCTTACTCGACTCAAGTAAGCTAACTCTAAAGAGAATATAATTGTTCAATTCTCATACAGTACattataattaactattttattacaaaaagaaaTGCAGAGACATTATTCATGCTTCATTTGGACTTCAATTAGGAATCAATTACCACATACAACTGGAACTTAATCAAGTGTTACGTTCTCttacattttatttcaaaattaatgagCAAAAGCCATAGGCTGGTTTACAAGTAATTTCATTTCCACTTCTCAGCACAAACAGGGgaataaaatcaatatttgtAGAGTTAGACAGTTAATGTCTTTGAGATTccattgattaaaaaaatatactaaatattataactttaattatgcTGTTATACAAAGAGATAGGGAAAAATAGTAGATGTTTATTAAgtgtttaaaaatatgatattaacaTGTATATTATACAAAATGAGAAGTTAATAAACATTAGGAAAGAAGTAGTAACAACCTAAAAAAAAGGTGATATTATAAAGACATACAAAGAATGAGAGTTAAAAGTAGGAGAGAAATGTGAGCGAGTCATTCGTCGTTTAATTTTCTGAAAGTGTAGAATTTTCTGAAAGTGTAGTACGTGTGTCTCCatgtataaatacatataactTCTGAAATCTTTGCTTTCCCTTCAGCATTGATTTATTCACCTTTCTGATTTCTCATTcccctttcttcttcttcttcttcttctcttaaaCCACCGAGCATTATTGGTATGTATCTCTTCTACTTTCACCTCGTACAATTTACTTTTCATCCATTGATTCTTTCAGCATTACCAGTATTCAGATCTTGAAACAATGTCTGCGTCTTACAATTTGTTTATTTGGCATCCTGCTATAGATCTAGCTGTTATGATAATTCAAGTTTTATACGTGATTgttcaattttcatcaatttgttttcttaaaaatatgtgtttatatGGAGAGCTAAGGCGTGCAAGTTTTTTAACGTTGTCGACTTGATTGGATTTGTTTATTCCTGCGATGATATACTGCTGTTGTTTGTGCAGCATCGCAGATCTATGTTTGCTCATGTATTCCATGCTTGATGTTGTCTTTATGATTCTCTGTTTGGGTTTGAACGATGAAGTAATTAAACAATGGTTGTGTGATTTGGGATTTGTGTCTATAATGCAACCAGGTGTAGCTTTAgaaatgtgttatttttttttagaaaaagaaaagaactgCAACTAGCTCATTTCTTTTgggttaaatttgttttagatatcttagttttgaataaaaattataattaatattttttttaaactttaattcaatttagtttcttgtagatccaaaatttaatataaagaaaaatgtttcaaattttaaataaacttaaaaatttatttaaaataattaaatatatgtatttctgtaaaaaaaattatatcaatccAAAGTTTCTTaactaattctattttttacttaaaaataaagaaccgaaaatatatttaattctctTTCTCGCCATTAGTTTTACTTCTTGGATATTTAACCACGGACATCAGAACAGTTATtgcaatttgtttcttttcACGGACCTGCATAAAATCCTCAGATTTCAAATAAAAGTTAttgaatattcttttatttcattttctttgcacCTGAACTTtatacaaaaaggaaaaatgatagattttttttttatcttttaaaaagcatctcataataaataaataaataatatacattttgACCTCCACtcgaaaataaaaatcatcataCATCATACATTTAAtgacttttataattaatgaaaagttgtatataagatttttttaattggctgacaatacaaaaattttacattaatagTCCATGTCTATCAAATATATACCAAGAGTAAATATGTCCATTAGAATAGGTGcagcaaaaattaaatattgatcaTTTGATTTAAGTTCTTGATTCTTGTAATAAAATCAGTATTTTAGGTCCATGGAATAGAATATGCACTAATTGTCAAGTTAATTGCTTCCACAGTTTCTCTCTAAAGCACAATTTAACCCCTTTTGTTTTCTTAACACCAGAGATGGAAACTTTCCTCTTCACCTCAGAATCTGTTAACGAAGGGCATCCCGACAAGTTGTGTGACCAGGTTTCAGATGCCATCCTGGATGCATGCTTGGAGCAAGACCCAGACAGCAAGGTGGCGTGTGAAACCTGTACAAAAACTAACATGGTTATGGTGTTTGGTGAGATAACAACCAAGGCCAATGTGAACTACGAGAAAATAGTTCGAGATACTTGCAGAGGCATTGGGTTCGTGTCGGCAGATGTTGGTCTTGATGCTGACAATTGCAAAGTTCTGGTCAACATTGAGCAGCAGAGTCCAGATATTGCTCAAGGAGTTCATGGTCACATGACCAAAAAGCCAGAGGAAATTGGTGCTGGTGACCAAGGCCACATGTTTGGCTATGCCACAGATGAAACACCGGAGTTAATGCCACTCACTCATGTGCTTTCTACTAAACTTGGTGCCAAGCTCACTGAAGTGAGAAAGAACAAAACATGTCCCTGGCTGAGGCCGGATGGTAAAACCCAAGTGACAGTTGAGTACAAGAACGATAATGGAGCCATGATCCCTATCAGGGTCCACACAGTTCTCATCTCAACTCAGCATGATGAAACTGTCACAAATGAGAAAATTGCTGAAGATTTGAAAGAGAAAGTGATCAAACCCGTCATCCCAGCCAAATATATTGATGACAAAACTATCTTCCACCTCAACCCCTCTGGTAGGTTTGTCATTGGTGGACCACATGGAGATGCAGGACTCACCGGAAGGAAGATCATTATAGACACCTATGGCGGTTGGGGTGCTCATGGCGGCGGTGCCTTCTCCGGTAAGGACCCAACCAAGGTTGATAGGAGTGGCGCATACATTGTGAGGCAAGCAGCCAAGAGTGTGGTAGCTTCAGGACTTGCTCGACGTTGTCTTGTGCAGGTTTCTTATGCCATTGGAGTCCCAGAGCCCCTTTCAGTGTTTGTAGACACATACCAAACGGGAAAGATTCCAGACAAGGACATCTTGGCTCTGATCAAGGAGAAGTTTGACTTCAGGCCAGGAATGATTGCCATCAATCTTGATCTCATGAGAGGAGGCAAGTGCAGGTACCTGAAAACTGCTGCTTATGGGCATTTTGGACGTGATGATCCTGATTTCACTTGGGAGACCGTGAAGATCCTCAAGCCTAATGCTTAAGTCAGCCACCCACGATCGAATTCGTTGCTACTTGTGGCTATCATCGTAGCCATCTTTCAGATTTTgggtaaaaggaaaataaagaagcTTCTCTGCGTACATCTCTTAATGAAGATACGTTTCACAGTTTGGACTAGAAAAGGGAGGAGGGAGATATCTTTCTTCATTTTTGGGTAGTTGGTGTAAACTTATAATGTTCATTTGAATTTTGAGGGTGTTAGTTAATTGTTTACTTCGTGAAAACCAAGATTtcctttaatatgtttttagtctgtTCTTAtagaacaattttttatatatgatgaacaaattttagttttagtcATTGTAATTTCCTTTGGTTTTAATCCTTCTAAAGTTCAAAATTACTGATTTTGATctctaaatttcattttaaagtaataaataatatttattttaagaatctGAAACTCTTTTGAATGTATCACATATTGATGTTATACCATTAACACTCGTGTAGTTAAGGTTGACTTAGTAGTAAAAGTTGGAAGGGAAGGGAGGGTGGAAAAAGTTGTGGGTTGAACTCCTCCCACTAACTTTTGAGAGTTATAGGTTAGTTCGAAGAGATTGAGAGGGGAGGTAGGAGAAAGTTGTGCCTTCAACTTTCTCAACTAACAAAATACTGAcatttgtcaataaaaaaaataacactcgTAAATGTTATTTGGAATAGTCAATTGAACTTTTGCCCATTACATAACAATAAGCATCCCTTGATAATTGAGATAGAAGCAAAATTTCAACTTAAAGAGGGATACAtatagtctttttttttctagagaCTAAAGTTAAAACTAGTTAATTTTGCAAGaactaaaatagaaattaaagccAAGAAAATTTCTTATGGAGACATAGAATAACTAGATTTTGTTCTACAATTCACAAAAATTATTCATGGATGATAGTGCTACTTACATGGATAGAGAAATTGCAAACATAATGTTTCTCTTACGCGGAGTAGTTAAGAGTGCAACCACAGGCGATCATGGAGCCTCTCTTCTCCAGTACCATACATCTCATCCACCTTTTCCCCATTCCGGTAAAATTGGAAGGTTGGGGTGTAGCGAATGTGTTGAGTTGTTTCCGGGCATTCATCAATGTCTGCGTACACAAAGGTAAGCTTCGGAAAATTATTGCTCAGTCTGCAGAATGCAGGCAGAATTTGGCTACAAACGCGACACCTGAAAAGCCAGGAAACAATAGTCATTAACGGCTGATCTTCCAAACCACTGTCCTTGAAAGAGTTTTTCATTTGGAGTGCATAAAAAAACATAGAAGCATGCATTCTTACACGTTCAAATAAATAACtgttcttttttaatttcttagcCACCTGGATTGTAACCGCTCCCCAAGGAGAAAGTTTCATCGGAAGTGGATTAAAAAAACATTGGACAACGCATTTTTACAcgatcaaataaaaaaaattccattttatactttttaagcAGAGTTTTTAGCATTTGCAACAACTAACGCATGCCACCTGGGTCATAACCGCATCCCCTGTGCTATGTATCATGTTCAATTTCATTATTCCAAACCCAAACAAAACAAACTTCCAAATATCatgcaaacaaaattttaaccaCAAGGTTTGGACTTTCCAATGATTTCGAGAGTTCCAACATCAAACACCTGGTGCTCAAAACAATTAGAATCCACATATTATTAGGGAGAAGCAGTAACATACCAAGAAGCGCCATAATTGATAACAGCCTGCAATGAATTTTGTGACAGAACAGAAGAATCAGATTTATGCAGTGAAGTTGAAAAGTTGGAAACAAAAGGGATTCTGTTGCTTACGGGGGTTTTGGAGGATTTGATGTGTGCGAGAACATTGGTGAAGTCGTCGTCGCTGGTAGCGCTTTTCAAATTGGCATAACGGTTGATGGGTATATCTAAGGCAGTGCCTTCCAACCCTTTCTTTGCCTTATCATGCTGGTTGCTCACCATGCTTGAGCTTCCCTCCATTGTTGGTTCTTTTCCAATCCAACGAAATATGTGTTTCACAATCGCGCAAACTCATATTTTAAAGATGGAAGTTAATggtcaagaaatttaacaatatGTTAATTTTGGTAACTAGGAGGAGGCGTACGAAAAAGTCGAAGTAACCAATTTCTAGAAATTTGaaatatggatttttttttctagtttcaaaaaataatattctcaaTTATTGGATAATGTTTTCTCAAACACGTCAGTTGGAATAAATTAACTTGGTTatgttcaaaaaatttacataaaaatgcCATATCATTCTTAGTTAAATTATTTGGTATATGGTGAATAATCAAGATCTTGCTAAAACATTGccttattataaatatttatatgaatatttatgacaaaccaaaaaaattttaatcattagtGACGGATGGTTTGCAAAAGATAGTAAATTATAATCTTCCTCGgttttgatttttgtaatttgcAAACAATGTCAATTTAACTACCACATCGAATCcttaaacaaaattagaactaaattcaggacaaaataaattaagtgaCCAGGTTAAATAAACTCTACAAATATTAGGATTAAATTACTCATTACCCATGAACCAAACAACAATTTTGTTTATcaaatataatgatattatgTTCCTCCACAGTGAGAGGATCTAAATCGACTCCTTGGGATTTTAACTGTTGAACAACACTAGAATTGGTGAGAGGTGTATACTTGCACACAACAAAATGTCCAAAAAACGAAAAGTGTACGTTGACTTTCCCACTAAATATACCTTGGAGCATTGGGCAAATTATGCCTCTGTTGAATggttaaaataatcaa carries:
- the LOC114163714 gene encoding S-adenosylmethionine synthase 3, encoding METFLFTSESVNEGHPDKLCDQVSDAILDACLEQDPDSKVACETCTKTNMVMVFGEITTKANVNYEKIVRDTCRGIGFVSADVGLDADNCKVLVNIEQQSPDIAQGVHGHMTKKPEEIGAGDQGHMFGYATDETPELMPLTHVLSTKLGAKLTEVRKNKTCPWLRPDGKTQVTVEYKNDNGAMIPIRVHTVLISTQHDETVTNEKIAEDLKEKVIKPVIPAKYIDDKTIFHLNPSGRFVIGGPHGDAGLTGRKIIIDTYGGWGAHGGGAFSGKDPTKVDRSGAYIVRQAAKSVVASGLARRCLVQVSYAIGVPEPLSVFVDTYQTGKIPDKDILALIKEKFDFRPGMIAINLDLMRGGKCRYLKTAAYGHFGRDDPDFTWETVKILKPNA
- the LOC114163723 gene encoding thioredoxin-like 3-3, producing MEGSSSMVSNQHDKAKKGLEGTALDIPINRYANLKSATSDDDFTNVLAHIKSSKTPAVINYGASWCRVCSQILPAFCRLSNNFPKLTFVYADIDECPETTQHIRYTPTFQFYRNGEKVDEMYGTGEERLHDRLWLHS